The following are encoded together in the Iodobacter fluviatilis genome:
- a CDS encoding CYTH domain-containing protein, whose product MGIEIERKFLLNNDVWRSAVQQSSRIAQGYLSSDLNRIVRVRLKGEQGFITIKGKTEGIERVEFEYEIPKQDAIELLKLCPILLDKTRYLVEFAGYTWEIDEFHGINAPLIIAELELTSSDEYFDKPEWLGEEVSDDPRYFNSYLSEHAYTTW is encoded by the coding sequence ATGGGCATAGAAATTGAACGTAAATTCTTATTAAACAACGATGTTTGGCGTAGTGCAGTGCAGCAATCGAGCCGTATTGCTCAAGGTTATTTATCCAGTGACCTAAACCGAATTGTGCGGGTTCGTTTAAAAGGTGAGCAGGGATTTATAACCATAAAAGGCAAAACAGAAGGCATTGAGCGCGTGGAATTTGAATATGAAATTCCCAAACAAGACGCAATCGAGCTACTTAAACTCTGCCCAATATTACTCGATAAAACTCGATATTTAGTAGAATTTGCTGGATATACTTGGGAGATCGACGAATTTCACGGCATAAATGCTCCTCTGATTATTGCTGAATTAGAGCTAACAAGTAGCGATGAATATTTTGATAAACCTGAGTGGTTAGGTGAGGAAGTTTCAGATGATCCACGCTATTTTAATAGCTATCTTTCTGAGCATGCTTATACAACTTGGTGA
- the hemL gene encoding glutamate-1-semialdehyde 2,1-aminomutase, translated as MNQNQQLFAAAQKHIPGGVNSPVRAFGSVGGTPLFIKKGEGAYIWDADDQRYIDYVGSWGPLILGHAHPDVVAAVISTAKNGMSFGAPTALEVELADLICEMLPSIEQVRLVSSGTEATMSAIRLARGFTGRDKLVKFEGCYHGHADSLLVKAGSGLLTFDNPSSAGVPASVAADTLVLPYNDVAALEQLFAEIGDKIAAIIVEPIAGNMNMVQASPTFVQAMRNLTIKYGAVLIYDEVMTGFRVDLQCTQGLHGIKPDLTCLGKVVGGGMPLAAFGGRSDIMAKLAPLGPVYQAGTLSGNPVAVAAGLVTLKKIREIGFFNSLTQQTNKLITGLIQVAKETNTVFNAQSVGGMFGFYFSENIPVSFADVMNSDRTRFNAFFHGMLNKGIYLAPSAFEAGFVSAAHSDEDILNTLAVAKIVFTEI; from the coding sequence ATGAATCAAAATCAACAATTGTTTGCTGCTGCACAAAAGCATATTCCTGGTGGTGTTAATTCTCCAGTTCGGGCTTTTGGTTCTGTTGGCGGTACGCCACTCTTTATTAAAAAAGGTGAGGGTGCTTATATTTGGGATGCTGATGATCAACGTTATATTGATTATGTTGGCTCTTGGGGCCCCTTGATTTTAGGCCATGCCCACCCTGATGTAGTAGCAGCAGTGATTTCTACAGCTAAAAATGGCATGAGTTTTGGCGCACCAACGGCTTTAGAAGTGGAATTAGCCGATTTAATCTGTGAAATGCTACCGTCTATCGAACAAGTTCGCCTAGTTTCTAGCGGCACAGAGGCCACAATGAGTGCTATTCGCCTTGCGCGAGGTTTTACAGGCCGCGATAAATTGGTGAAATTTGAGGGTTGTTACCACGGTCATGCCGATAGCTTATTAGTAAAGGCGGGTTCTGGCTTATTAACTTTCGATAATCCTTCATCAGCTGGTGTTCCTGCGTCAGTTGCCGCTGATACATTAGTTTTACCTTATAACGATGTAGCAGCCCTAGAACAATTATTTGCTGAAATCGGCGATAAAATTGCCGCCATCATTGTAGAACCCATCGCTGGCAATATGAATATGGTGCAAGCTAGCCCTACTTTTGTACAAGCAATGAGAAATTTAACCATCAAATACGGTGCAGTGCTGATTTATGATGAAGTCATGACCGGTTTTCGTGTTGATTTACAATGTACCCAAGGCTTACATGGCATCAAACCTGATTTAACTTGCTTAGGAAAAGTAGTTGGTGGTGGTATGCCGCTCGCGGCTTTTGGTGGTCGTAGCGATATTATGGCGAAGCTGGCGCCCTTAGGGCCGGTCTACCAAGCAGGTACTCTTTCTGGAAATCCTGTTGCAGTAGCTGCAGGATTGGTTACTTTAAAGAAGATCAGGGAAATTGGATTTTTTAATTCTTTAACACAGCAAACTAATAAATTAATTACGGGTTTAATTCAAGTTGCTAAAGAGACCAACACTGTTTTTAATGCCCAAAGTGTGGGTGGAATGTTTGGTTTTTATTTTAGTGAAAATATCCCAGTATCCTTTGCAGATGTAATGAATTCTGATCGTACTCGATTCAATGCATTTTTTCATGGAATGTTAAATAAAGGAATATATTTAGCTCCGTCAGCATTTGAAGCAGGATTTGTTTCTGCAGCACATAGTGATGAAGATATATTAAATACACTTGCTGTAGCTAAAATTGTTTTTACAGAAATATGA
- a CDS encoding peroxiredoxin family protein — MKKYLQLTLVISIAISITGYLLFQAPNKSAPDIKLTSIQGQNLNLSTLKNQIVLVNFWATSCTGCIQEMPELIKLQKKYETNNYKTIAVAMDYDIPEYIENYVTEKKLPFFVQHDSDGKIAKAFGDVGLTPSTFLINKNGKIIKKYVGVADINEIEKLINKEIKNI; from the coding sequence ATGAAAAAATACTTACAGCTGACACTAGTAATCAGCATTGCTATAAGCATCACTGGCTACTTACTTTTTCAAGCTCCAAATAAATCAGCACCTGATATAAAATTAACCAGCATTCAAGGTCAAAATCTAAACCTGTCTACATTAAAAAACCAAATCGTTTTAGTTAACTTTTGGGCAACAAGCTGCACTGGCTGTATTCAAGAAATGCCTGAACTTATAAAACTACAAAAAAAATATGAAACAAATAATTACAAAACAATTGCAGTAGCAATGGATTACGATATTCCTGAATATATTGAAAATTATGTAACAGAAAAAAAATTACCTTTTTTTGTTCAACATGATTCAGATGGAAAAATTGCTAAAGCATTTGGAGATGTTGGATTAACGCCTAGTACATTTTTAATTAATAAAAACGGTAAAATAATTAAAAAATACGTTGGGGTTGCTGACATAAATGAAATAGAAAAACTGATCAATAAAGAAATAAAAAACATATAA
- the ylqF gene encoding ribosome biogenesis GTPase YlqF produces MAIQWFPGHMNTARKQVAETMAKVDLVIEVVDARLPLSSSNPMIEPMRRLRQRPALKVLNKADLADPRLNKIWLEWFKSQPGTEAVLLGEDNKIQGAKLIPQLCQALAPHRDGEEKPLRAMIVGIPNVGKSTLINHLAKRKIAKVADTPGVTKMQQRVETLAGMILYDTPGLMWPKVQNEDSGYRLAMAGSIGRNAYDEVDVALYAIESLIERYPQLLLDRYKLKDLLGDAEPLFELIGKKRGAMLSGGRIDTQKTADMILTEFRAGILGRITLETPDDFLEMPVYDPTDETELPDPDL; encoded by the coding sequence ATGGCGATCCAGTGGTTTCCAGGGCATATGAACACTGCCCGCAAGCAGGTTGCAGAGACCATGGCCAAGGTAGATTTGGTGATTGAGGTGGTTGATGCTCGCTTGCCACTGTCTAGTAGCAATCCCATGATTGAGCCGATGCGCCGCTTAAGGCAGCGTCCTGCCCTCAAGGTTTTGAATAAAGCAGATTTGGCAGATCCAAGACTTAATAAAATCTGGCTTGAATGGTTTAAATCTCAGCCAGGTACAGAAGCGGTATTGTTGGGCGAAGATAATAAAATTCAGGGTGCTAAGCTGATTCCTCAGCTGTGTCAGGCTTTAGCGCCACATCGTGACGGGGAAGAAAAACCACTTCGTGCGATGATTGTTGGGATTCCTAACGTCGGTAAATCGACGTTAATTAATCATTTAGCTAAGCGTAAAATTGCTAAAGTGGCAGATACCCCTGGTGTGACCAAGATGCAGCAGCGAGTAGAGACTTTGGCGGGGATGATTTTGTATGACACGCCAGGTTTGATGTGGCCAAAAGTGCAGAATGAAGATTCTGGTTATCGTTTAGCAATGGCAGGATCGATTGGTCGTAATGCTTATGATGAAGTGGATGTGGCTTTGTACGCCATTGAAAGCTTGATCGAACGCTATCCACAGCTCTTGCTTGATCGCTATAAATTGAAAGATTTGCTGGGTGATGCAGAGCCTTTGTTTGAGTTGATTGGTAAAAAACGTGGTGCGATGCTGTCGGGTGGCCGTATCGATACTCAAAAAACTGCTGATATGATTTTGACTGAATTTCGTGCTGGAATATTAGGCCGCATCACTTTGGAAACACCGGATGATTTCTTGGAAATGCCGGTTTATGACCCAACGGATGAAACCGAGTTGCCAGACCCAGATTTGTGA
- a CDS encoding cell division protein ZapA → MSDAVIKQLDVSIMGREFRVACPENEEATLVQAVELLDQRMHEIRASGKVVGLEKIAIMAALNITHEYLHTRVDGGFDIATIQRRITNMNSAIDAVIGEQTDMFS, encoded by the coding sequence ATGAGTGATGCGGTGATTAAGCAACTCGACGTTTCTATCATGGGCCGTGAGTTTCGTGTGGCTTGTCCAGAAAACGAAGAAGCGACTTTAGTACAGGCCGTAGAGCTCCTAGATCAGCGTATGCATGAGATTCGCGCGTCTGGTAAGGTGGTTGGTTTGGAAAAAATTGCCATTATGGCTGCGTTAAATATTACGCATGAATATTTGCATACGCGGGTTGATGGGGGTTTTGACATTGCTACAATTCAGCGTAGAATTACCAACATGAATTCAGCGATTGACGCAGTAATTGGCGAACAGACTGATATGTTTTCCTAA
- a CDS encoding 5-formyltetrahydrofolate cyclo-ligase, which translates to MRSAAFDTSCSCFNTPLERHAAESAVAIQAKQLGLLRRGLKVAAYVPAGSEFSPWLLMLRAISGGVEVYLPQVPKRGRKLTFVRLDAKNRWKLGPQNILELQSGVPCSPRDLDIVFLPLLGFDSNLARLGQGGGYYDCTFEFRRWRRVWKKPRLVGLAFDVQHVEQLAVDTWDLRLDYILSGQRIWRNPNR; encoded by the coding sequence ATCCGAAGCGCGGCGTTTGATACGTCGTGCTCGTGCTTCAATACCCCCCTTGAAAGACATGCCGCAGAAAGTGCTGTTGCTATTCAGGCAAAGCAGCTTGGCTTATTGCGGCGTGGCCTAAAAGTTGCGGCATATGTTCCTGCAGGCAGTGAGTTTTCTCCTTGGCTATTAATGCTACGTGCCATTTCAGGTGGTGTAGAGGTGTATCTGCCACAAGTGCCAAAGCGTGGTAGAAAGCTTACTTTTGTACGTTTGGATGCTAAAAATCGTTGGAAGCTTGGTCCACAAAACATTTTGGAGCTGCAATCTGGCGTGCCATGCTCCCCACGTGATCTGGATATCGTGTTTCTGCCCTTGTTGGGTTTTGATTCAAATCTGGCTCGTTTAGGGCAGGGTGGTGGATATTACGATTGCACTTTTGAGTTTCGGCGCTGGCGTCGGGTATGGAAAAAGCCCCGTTTAGTGGGCTTAGCTTTTGATGTGCAGCATGTGGAACAATTAGCGGTGGATACTTGGGACTTACGATTAGATTACATTTTAAGCGGTCAAAGAATTTGGCGAAATCCTAATCGCTGA
- the ptsP gene encoding phosphoenolpyruvate--protein phosphotransferase, which yields MNNSTQASRLDLFAPLSGVVVAIESVPDPVFAQKMVGDGISVDPISNHLLAPIAGKVTQLHSSRHAITITTPAGVEVLIHIGLDTVMMRGEGFTAKVAEGAEVKVGQPLIEFDADLVARKALSLLTQMVITTGDKVVKYTPTTKKTVVAGQDILLSLDLAGATLVGNASSVAPQADAAIQSAAVIVPNPTGLHARPAAVLANMAKTFTSELKLVRAGDEANAKSVVSIMGLEVQHGDSIFVKAIGPDAGQAAKALAELIASGSGEDCGGVLPAVAAKHIPKAQTRPALKSNDPNVLMGVSASPGLAVGHIFQVKQEVIDVHEAGDKPELEKRRLDVALKEAYQQLEALKGEIADPEKAGIFTAHQELLSDPDLLDLATAAISQGKSAGFAWRAAFTSYADKLAKLKNEILAGRANDIRDIGRRVLRLIAGIKEAAFEVPDDAILIAEDLTPSDTASLDRNKVLGFCTIGGGATSHVAILARSLNIPAICGIEDAALQLANGTPVILEGSKGCLRLNPSPEEVSSIRERQLKLAKRQAEELAAAFEPATTTDGVCVEVVANIGGLEEAQHSVKLGGEGVGLLRSEFLYLERTEAPSEAEQDKIYSDIAKSLGKDRTFVVRTLDVGGDKPLPYLPMPAEENPFLGVRGVRLCLAEPELLHTQIRAILRSAEHAKLAIMFPMITSLEEVREVKRIVAEEKAVLGVTAAVQIGIMVEVPATAVMAEIFAREVDFFSIGTNDLTQYTLAMDRGHPKLAKDADAMHPGVLRLIANTVKGAHTHGKWVGVCGGIASDPSAVPLLIGMGVDELSVSVPAIPAVKALVRTLSKADCQKLAAEVLQMGTVAEVRTRLSQQLAD from the coding sequence ATGAATAACTCGACTCAAGCCTCTCGGCTGGATCTATTTGCACCGCTGTCTGGTGTTGTTGTTGCTATCGAATCGGTTCCTGATCCGGTTTTCGCTCAAAAAATGGTGGGAGATGGGATTTCCGTTGACCCAATCTCCAATCACTTGCTCGCACCTATTGCCGGTAAAGTGACTCAACTTCATTCTTCACGGCACGCGATTACCATTACCACGCCTGCAGGTGTTGAAGTGCTGATTCATATTGGTTTGGATACGGTCATGATGCGTGGTGAAGGTTTTACCGCTAAAGTGGCCGAGGGGGCAGAAGTAAAAGTTGGTCAGCCGTTGATTGAGTTTGATGCCGATTTGGTTGCGCGTAAAGCTTTGAGCTTATTGACGCAAATGGTCATTACAACGGGAGATAAAGTGGTTAAGTACACCCCAACAACTAAAAAAACGGTTGTTGCTGGGCAAGACATTTTACTTTCTTTAGATTTAGCAGGTGCCACGCTGGTTGGCAATGCAAGTAGCGTCGCTCCACAAGCAGATGCTGCTATTCAATCTGCGGCCGTGATTGTGCCAAATCCAACGGGTTTACACGCACGTCCTGCCGCTGTGCTTGCCAATATGGCCAAGACTTTTACATCTGAACTCAAGTTAGTTCGCGCTGGTGATGAAGCCAATGCAAAATCCGTAGTTTCGATTATGGGCTTGGAAGTTCAGCACGGAGATTCGATTTTTGTAAAAGCCATCGGCCCGGATGCAGGTCAAGCCGCTAAAGCACTAGCAGAGCTGATTGCCAGTGGTTCAGGTGAAGACTGTGGTGGTGTATTGCCTGCGGTGGCTGCAAAGCATATTCCTAAGGCACAAACTCGGCCTGCATTAAAATCGAATGATCCAAATGTACTGATGGGTGTGTCTGCCTCACCAGGTTTGGCTGTTGGGCATATTTTCCAAGTAAAACAAGAAGTGATCGACGTGCATGAAGCAGGTGACAAGCCTGAGCTAGAAAAACGTCGCTTAGATGTTGCGCTAAAAGAAGCGTATCAGCAGTTAGAAGCATTGAAAGGTGAGATTGCCGATCCGGAAAAGGCAGGAATTTTTACCGCTCACCAAGAGTTATTATCCGATCCTGATTTATTAGACTTGGCTACTGCCGCGATTAGCCAAGGGAAGAGCGCAGGCTTTGCATGGCGCGCTGCATTTACCAGCTACGCTGATAAATTAGCGAAGCTTAAAAATGAAATTTTAGCGGGCCGAGCTAATGATATTCGCGATATTGGCCGCCGTGTATTGCGCTTGATTGCTGGGATTAAAGAGGCAGCGTTTGAAGTGCCAGATGATGCCATTCTGATTGCAGAAGATTTAACCCCATCGGATACCGCAAGTTTAGACCGCAATAAAGTACTTGGGTTTTGTACGATTGGTGGCGGAGCAACTAGCCACGTAGCGATCTTGGCTAGATCTCTGAATATTCCGGCGATTTGTGGCATCGAAGATGCCGCATTGCAATTGGCCAACGGTACACCAGTTATTTTAGAAGGCAGCAAGGGTTGTTTGCGTTTAAATCCTTCGCCAGAAGAAGTCAGTAGCATTCGTGAACGCCAACTTAAATTAGCAAAACGTCAGGCAGAAGAGCTGGCTGCAGCTTTTGAGCCCGCTACCACTACTGATGGTGTTTGCGTTGAAGTAGTCGCTAATATTGGCGGGCTGGAAGAAGCACAGCACTCCGTTAAACTCGGCGGTGAAGGTGTTGGCTTGTTACGCAGCGAGTTTTTGTACTTAGAACGCACCGAAGCGCCTTCAGAAGCCGAACAAGACAAAATATATAGCGATATTGCTAAATCACTTGGCAAGGATAGAACTTTTGTTGTTCGTACTTTAGACGTGGGTGGCGATAAGCCTTTGCCTTATTTACCGATGCCTGCAGAAGAAAACCCTTTCTTGGGCGTGCGCGGTGTGCGTTTATGCTTGGCCGAGCCAGAATTATTGCATACACAAATTCGTGCGATTTTGCGCTCTGCCGAACACGCTAAGTTAGCCATCATGTTCCCGATGATTACTTCTTTAGAAGAAGTTCGTGAAGTGAAGCGCATTGTGGCGGAAGAAAAAGCAGTGCTAGGTGTTACCGCTGCAGTACAGATCGGGATTATGGTAGAAGTGCCGGCTACTGCAGTGATGGCAGAAATCTTTGCTCGTGAAGTGGATTTCTTCTCGATCGGTACTAACGATCTAACCCAATACACACTGGCGATGGATCGCGGCCATCCTAAGCTAGCTAAAGATGCCGATGCAATGCACCCAGGTGTCTTGCGTTTGATCGCTAACACCGTGAAGGGGGCGCATACCCATGGCAAGTGGGTAGGGGTTTGCGGTGGTATTGCATCTGATCCTTCAGCGGTTCCCTTGTTAATTGGTATGGGTGTGGATGAATTATCCGTCAGCGTACCGGCTATTCCGGCTGTTAAAGCCTTGGTGCGTACATTGTCGAAAGCGGATTGCCAAAAGTTGGCGGCTGAAGTGCTTCAAATGGGTACGGTAGCAGAAGTGCGTACGCGTTTATCTCAGCAGCTTGCTGATTAA
- a CDS encoding PTS transporter subunit EIIB yields MRDSFPFLLVAALGGWGNIGSLELVALTRLRVVLKDASRCNLERLQNAGVLAVMPVNGPVFHLIIGADAPRYMEILS; encoded by the coding sequence ATGCGTGACAGTTTTCCGTTTTTGTTGGTTGCAGCTTTGGGTGGCTGGGGCAATATTGGCTCCTTAGAACTGGTGGCTCTTACGCGTTTACGCGTGGTACTGAAAGATGCAAGCCGCTGTAATTTAGAGCGATTACAAAATGCCGGTGTTTTGGCAGTGATGCCTGTTAATGGTCCAGTTTTCCATCTTATTATTGGTGCAGATGCCCCACGCTATATGGAAATTCTGTCTTAA
- the ptsG gene encoding PTS glucose transporter subunit IIBC, with translation MFKNAFAFLQKIGKSLMLPVSVLPVAGLLLGFGASNFSFLPEVVSHLMAAGGGAIFGNLALIFAIGVALGLTENDGVAAIAAVVGYVVLLATMGVMAPVLGSEPAMVMGMKAMETGVFGGIIAGALAAGLFNKYYRIELPPYLGFFAGKRFVPIATGIAAIFVGVILSLIWPPIQGVIKSFSLWAAYADPRLAATLYGFVERMLVPFGLHHIWNVPFFFEIGNFVDASGKAVHGDIARFFAGDPTAGILSGAFLFKMFGLPAAAIAIWHTAKPENRVKIGGIMISAALTSFMTGITEPIEFAFLFVAPQLYVIHAFLAASTQFVANSLNIHMGFSFSQGGIDFLMFNALGKYAQNWWLILPLGAVYAAIYYSVFRFVIVKLNLKTPGREDETAEEHIVDSSEHGRARELVLAFGGRSNISGLDACITRLRISVKDISKVNQPKLKAMGAAGVMVVGNGIQAIFGTQSDNLKSDMVNYLKVAGPEADAVTAPVQALAAVTSTKASATGGSDIHGKAMQIQAALGGLSNIRKLEAIAGTRLRVELADASRLDEAALKAAGVEGVMPQGEQVFHLIVGQHAGDVASALAK, from the coding sequence ATGTTTAAAAACGCTTTTGCATTTTTGCAAAAAATCGGCAAATCGCTCATGTTACCGGTGTCAGTATTGCCGGTAGCGGGTTTATTGCTTGGTTTTGGTGCTTCCAATTTTTCTTTTTTACCGGAAGTTGTTTCACATTTGATGGCCGCAGGCGGCGGTGCGATTTTTGGTAATCTCGCTCTTATTTTTGCAATTGGTGTGGCCTTAGGTTTAACCGAAAACGACGGCGTAGCTGCAATTGCTGCCGTGGTTGGCTATGTTGTACTGCTGGCAACGATGGGGGTGATGGCGCCGGTACTGGGCTCTGAACCTGCCATGGTGATGGGTATGAAGGCGATGGAAACCGGCGTATTTGGCGGGATTATCGCCGGTGCTCTGGCGGCTGGCTTATTCAATAAATACTATCGCATCGAGCTACCACCTTACCTTGGCTTCTTTGCCGGTAAGCGTTTTGTGCCGATTGCAACGGGTATCGCAGCGATCTTTGTCGGCGTGATCTTGTCGCTGATCTGGCCTCCGATTCAAGGTGTGATTAAGAGCTTCTCCTTATGGGCTGCCTATGCAGATCCACGCTTAGCCGCGACTTTGTATGGTTTTGTGGAACGGATGTTGGTGCCGTTTGGTCTGCATCATATTTGGAATGTGCCATTTTTCTTTGAAATTGGTAATTTTGTTGATGCAAGTGGTAAAGCCGTACATGGTGATATTGCTCGCTTCTTTGCCGGGGACCCTACTGCCGGGATCTTGTCTGGCGCGTTCTTGTTCAAAATGTTTGGCCTACCTGCTGCGGCTATTGCCATTTGGCACACAGCCAAACCGGAAAACCGCGTCAAAATTGGCGGTATTATGATTTCAGCTGCGCTGACTTCATTTATGACCGGTATTACCGAGCCAATTGAATTTGCTTTCTTGTTTGTGGCTCCACAACTGTATGTGATTCACGCTTTCTTGGCTGCATCTACCCAGTTTGTTGCTAACTCGCTCAATATTCATATGGGCTTTAGCTTCTCACAAGGGGGTATTGATTTCTTGATGTTTAATGCCTTGGGTAAATACGCGCAAAACTGGTGGTTGATTCTGCCTCTGGGCGCGGTTTACGCAGCGATTTACTACTCAGTATTCCGCTTTGTGATTGTAAAACTCAATCTGAAAACACCGGGTCGTGAAGACGAAACGGCGGAAGAGCACATTGTGGATAGCAGCGAGCATGGCCGTGCACGTGAATTAGTGCTGGCATTTGGTGGTCGCAGCAATATTAGCGGTTTGGATGCATGTATTACCCGTTTGCGTATTTCGGTTAAAGATATCTCGAAAGTGAATCAGCCTAAGCTGAAAGCCATGGGTGCTGCTGGTGTGATGGTGGTAGGTAATGGTATTCAGGCTATTTTTGGTACGCAATCAGACAATCTGAAATCCGATATGGTGAATTACCTGAAAGTAGCAGGCCCTGAAGCAGACGCCGTAACTGCTCCAGTTCAGGCACTAGCGGCAGTGACTTCTACCAAGGCAAGCGCTACGGGTGGTAGCGATATTCATGGTAAAGCGATGCAAATTCAGGCGGCTTTGGGTGGTTTATCTAACATTCGTAAGTTAGAAGCCATTGCGGGTACGCGCTTGCG